In Sardina pilchardus chromosome 8, fSarPil1.1, whole genome shotgun sequence, the genomic window GACTGTGTTTTtatacagtgtattcagggacAGGCAGCTAACGAAGGTTGAGGAAATGTTTACTGTATCTGACACAAATATTTTAGCTTAGAAACTGCATAACATCGCTCAGAGCACCTTTAAAAGACCTATTGTCTATTGTTTAAAACGGACTAAGCATAACACTACACAATGCCAAGGTCTTTATTCCATTGTTCCACTCCTGTGTCTCTTGTCATAAACCCTATAGTTGTGACACTACAGACAGTTAGCCATGTCTGATCCAAACGCTGTGACTCAAACTGCAAAAAGCCTGCCTTAAGTAACACAACAACGACCGTATTATATTCTTACTCTATTTGCTGCTAATACCTGTGTGATCGGGCATTGCTTTGTCTTTCCTACAGTGACACAGAACTCTCTGTTATCAAAACAGAATCCCCGCATATTTCATTTGCGGTGGGTCTTTGGCACATTCTCTTGAACCAAAGCCATTAAATCTCCTTGAGAAAATAGCTCTAGGAGTTCCAACAACACAAAACTGCCCAAACAGGAAGGGACAACAGGAAATTAGAAAATTAATTACAAGATTCAAAACACCCCGGACTGTTTTGGTGATAACAATGACTGTCTGAAGAGATGTCTACTTAGTCTTGTGTGAAACAAACAGCAGGAAGTCTCGCATTCTTTACATTGTTGTTTGACTTAATCATTACATCCTAAACGGTAGGTGACAGTGTTGAGAAGTAGGGGTTCCTGAAACTCACCCTCCATTGACGCCCACAAACTGCAGGTTCTTTTTGGTACCGTTGGATCCCTGACGgccatctttctttttcatgatggACTTCAGGGTATTCTGACTGCCAGACTGACCTACAAATCAATCATAAAGAACCTATGTTATTACAACTGTTATTGTGATTTGTATTTATTACCTTTTTGGATAATTTAGTTAGCAATAATTTATTCACAACATACGGTACTGATACACAGTGCATTTTCAGTAGTCACTCAGGTGTGCTccctgtcaatcaaatcacCGATGGTGTTGCTTGCACCTTGCATTACCAGTTACTCCACTACTTCAACCACAAGAACATTCAGTCACCAAATAGCTTTAGCCGACACAATCCATCCCCTCGTGAACCGTCTGATTTGATTTGGCAAGAGAAACCCCAACTCAGCCAACGCACTCGTGCACAGACACGCTGCATGCTCCGCTCTGTGCTTACAGGACCTCTGTCGAGGGCCGGGGGTCAATAACTCAAGTCAGTCGGCGGCTCCGTTCTCCCTGCACTAGCGTAAACATCAAAAGAGCGCGCGCACTGCAGCTGAACTTTCTTCCCCCCGTGATTCACGTGTGCGGAGATGCGCTCTGGAAGCGAGTCATCCATCAGCGCCGCGAGGCGGAGGAGCcccggagcaggagcaggagcctcTGGCGGGGAGGAGGCGCGGGAGGAGGCGCTCCTGCCCTTTTACAGTATCAGAAAAAGCCAccttctttctccccccctccaaaaaaaaaaattaaaattaaaattacAAAAcgagaaaaaaatgaagaaaaagggaaaaaaagaaactcatTCTGTGTGGCAAGGGGAACTCGTCCCAAAACCCCCGGAACTATCCCAAACATTTTAAGTACAGGGTCCGTCTGGCCAAGTAGCAGCAAGAGACCGCGGCCTCTCTGCTGCAAGTCTGTAAAGAGAACAACTCCGTTCAGTGCCAGGACTTGCCTTCCACATACGGGGGCCTCTGGCTCTTTCGCTCTTTTTTCAGACTTACTTTCattcttactctccctctctccttctctccctccctccatcgtTCAATCATCCTCTTTTCACATTCTATCCAGGAGGAAGCACCATACAGCAACATGGTCATTGTCATGCTTCCCATATTTTGACAAGTGAGGGTCTAACTAACCGGCCTGAGGGTGCTTAGCTGAGACATAGACTGAATAtggagcgcacacacatacagtacacacatacacacatacacacatacacacatacacacatacacacatacacacatacacacagagtaatTTCAGGGTAACTAATGGCTGTGTTATCTATCTGATAAATGGTGTCTTTTGTGTGAGTGGGACACTGTGGTCATCTTCCTGACCCAAGTGGCCGTGGGCCGAGAGTCTCTCACCGTGCAGGGCCGTGGACATCTGCTGATCCATGCGGCTCTTCAGCTCGGCCTGCCGGCTTTCGTCCGTGACCGTCACCCCTGAGCTCACGCTCTCCGTCCCTGTCtggatgacctctgacctcaggGTCAGGGACTGGGAACTCACCCTGCTGACCACCTGCTGGTCTGCACgggaaaaagcaaaacaaaataacaagGTAAGACACGGACATAAACGATCACAGATCGCCCACATACAACACTTCTTTTTCCCGTAAACAGTCCTTCACGCGAACTCAATTACATTCAAATTGGACTCATCTAGCTTTATTGGCAAGATAAAtgaaatcactcacacactcactcactcactcactcactcacacactcacacactcacacactcacacactcacacactcacacactcacacactcacacacacctatctgGCATGGAGGACAACAGCATTACGCGAGTTGCTGGTGGAGGGGAGAAGTGATCTGAAATGTACCCCAGTGCTCAGAGCTCTTCCCAGTTTGGTCACACATGAGAGCTTTGGCACGAGCCCCATGATAATGAGAGACATGCTGATGCTTGCGGTGTGGAGTGGTACATTCCACAGAGGAAGGTGGAATCTGGCAttccacactcacagacactaaaactattttttttatagatCAATTATATTAATAATGGAACATTAAAAAGCTCTACTGGAAGAGTGGTCTCTTTTCAGAAATAAGAAATGGTGCTGTTGATGAGATTATGATTtgatttgtatacattttactGTTTAGGTTATTGACAAATTCACTTTTCTTTCCCTGTCTTCATACCTGGATGGTcccccacacagacacttaaCAGATTATCTGTTAAGATTCAAGCTCATAACGTGTAGTTAACAGAGCATCAACAGATCGCTTGTTGATAATCTGAGAATCTGTAGAGAGTCTGTGGGTGGATTATCTAAGCAAAGTGAAGTGAAAGGGACATAATTATGTTAACCATAGATCTTCAACCATACAGCATTTCCAAACAGCTTTTAAAATATTACATTCGTTCAAACTACATGAACagcgcacacatatacattccTCTGGTTACAGAGCTTATACGGACTACACAAGGAAGAATGAACAAGCAATGAACAAACTGTTCTCTTTACAGAATCAAAAAAAGAGCTTTCTGAGAACACCTGACAAGCCGATTTCTTTCTTCTTGGTCCAGAAAAGTGCTTTAAAGTGCAGATGAAGTGGAAACATCCTGCTCTTGGCAGTGGCTAGTGCAGCTGGCCGTTCACCACAActatttcatttcacttcacttGCGCATTACACTTCTGACCAGCTATTCATAGCATGGGCCGTGACTTGCCAATTTTCACCCATAATTTCATCCATAAACACATTATAGTAAATGCTACTTTACATTAAATCGGAGTGAAAAAGTAGGCTTGTGTTCGTCTATGCTTTGTTGAACTGTGACAAGCGATACCGTCTAGCCTACTGCTGTACATTAGGATGAGGATGATAGATGGTCCAAATCAGCAGCTGTTTATTTAAACAGCAGAAAGCGCTCACATTCCTCAATCACTGTAAGCAACTAATCAACTTTGCCCAGAAAAAATCCCACATGGTGTCCTTCCCACAGGCGACTTCACTCATCTGAGTGCAAATAAGATTGATTTAAATATAGCATcttaataaaacaaatacaaaacagaACATCTGCCTGTTGGGGGGATGTGACAGGAGCCAATGTCGCTCAGACGCCTCGGCCCGTTACATAACGAGGGGGACCTGTGAATCAGCATCAGCACAaactgggggtggggaggggggtggggaggcccAAAACAAGAACAACAGCGCAGCCATTTAGCGCGAGCTGCTGCTTCCTAAAAGGAATGAGCTCACTGTTGGTTTATGGCCAAAGCCCTGATGCATTTTTCAGGGTCAGAGATAACTTTGCCCTGTCAGATCCGatcagtcatcacacacacacacacacactcacacacagtgagcaACCTCTGCCACATCAACGtccacccctcaccccttgCTAGCCTGCCCGAAAGACTCACtcaggcgggggtgggggggagggtctGGTCGCGGGGTCCGAGGGGGTAAAAATAGACTTCTGGACACAGGCCATATTCTAAGGCTAAAGATCTATACGCTCTGAGGCCCTGTTGTTTTGTGAGGCTCCACTCTTTCTGAGGGTGAACAGTCAGCCTTTTCATAGTCAAGCAAAGTCCCTGTGGCCTGTTCCACAAACACTTTCCATCCTGGGAGTGAATAAAATCTAAATTTACTGCCCTAACACAGCACATCATACGATCACGCCACTAAGCTGGGTGCAATCAAATTTGCAACGAAATTTGTAGAAAACTATCAAGTGTACGTAAGTGCCGTGTATATATGTTACTTGACTTGTTACTAAGcattaaatgaaatatttctttcAACATTTTTAGAAAGTTTCAGCGACGAAGAACTTGCTTGCTGAATCATCTTGTTCCAAGTCCATCTGTGCTTATATTCAATGCGCTATCAATCACCGGCGATATCCACAGTGGAAGTTATAGCGCGTCAGAGGCGTGCTAATGTAAGCCGTCACTCACCTCCTCTCGTGCTTCCATCGGCGGCCCGCTTGGTGACGTCGGTGGTGCGGAGCTCCTCCACGCTGCCGTACTTCATGACCGAGTTGATGGACGACAGCGTGTTGACCAGCTGGCTGTTGATGGAGCCAAACTGGGTGTGCGGCTGGCCAAAGGCGTCGGCCAGCTCGCTGTAGTTCTCCGCCAGCAGCATCTGCTGCTCCTGCAGGAGCTTCTGCACGCGCTCGATGTAGTGGTCCAGGCCGGCGCCGGACGCTGGCGGTGGTGGACCCGGCAGGACGCAGCCCGGAGGAGCCAGAGGCGGCacctgggtctgggtctgggtctgggtttgggtttgggtcAGCAGCACGGCCGCGGCCGGGTTCTGACCGGGCAGGGAGAGGTTGGGCAGCTGGGGAAGAGAAGGCCCGCAGGCGATGGTCCGGGTCTTCAGTCCCACCAGGAAGTTGTCGTTGACGCAGACCTGCCCCACCCCGCTGTCTTTGGTTTTGCCCGACGACGACGACGTCGTCGACGACCGTTCGCTCCCGGCCTCGCCCGGCGTTGCCGTCCCGACGGCCACCGAGCGCGTCTTCACCGTGGCCTGCACGTCCTTGACCAGTCCCTCGCCGACGGCCACCGTCCGGGTCTCGGTcggcgccgtgctggtgtgctgGTCTCTCGTGCTCAGCTCCGTGTCCGTGCACGAGTCCACCACGGCGATCCGCTCCGTGCTGGTGGACCGGCTGACCCCCAGCGCGTCCGTCTCGGAGTACTGAGACGAGGTCTCGGGCAGGACCGTGGTCCCCCGGTCCGCACGGCTCACGGCGTCCGTCTCGGTCCCCGCGCTGACCAGCTCTTTGACGGGGCTCACCGTCACGTCCACCGAGCAGTCCCCGCACCCGATGGACCGTGCCTCTCGGGCCGCCTCGGCCTCGGCCTTGCGCAGCAGCCCCAGGCTCTCCACCGTCTCCTCCGTGTTGACGCTCACCTCGCACACGCTCGGCCGCGCGCCCACGCTCTTGTCCGTCACGCTCGCCCGCCGGCCCACGCACTGGTCCCTCGACTCCGTCCGCTCGCGCACCACCCACCGGTCCATCGGCACGTCCGGGCCCGCGGCCGCCGCTTTCGTGTCCGGCCGACAGGACACCCCTACCTCCTGGACCTGTACCGCTTTGTCGTCGTCGTCAGCGCCGCTGGACTCTTCGTGATTCCCGACTCCGAGGCTGTGAGTGGACACGCAGGCCTCGACGGCGGTGCTGTACATCTCGGGCCGGGCCGTGCAGCCCTTGTCGGCCTTCTTGCGGCTGCCGCCGGCCGCGGCCTGCTGCAGCTCCAGCTTGAGCTTGCTCATCTCCATCTGGTGCGTGGTCTCCTTCAGCGACACCTCCAGCCGGTAGATCTTCTCCTTCAGCGCCTCGATGGTCTGGTGCTGCAGCTCCAGCTCGGCCTCCGCCTCCGAGCAGGTGCCCAGCATGGCCTCGGTCACGCCCACCGCCGCGCTCCGCGTCTCCGCGCGCTCCGTCCCCACCGACGCGTCCCGGCTCCGGTCCGGCGACGAGCGGCGGCAGATCACCACGTCGTTCATGTTCTCGTCCGAGCCCACGGCGACGGACTTCAGCTCTCGACTCGACTGCTTCTGCGGCGCGACGGCCGCGGTAGCGGCGGCGGCGCGGTCATTCTGggtctgacctctgacctgcctCCGCTCCTCTTTAGTGGCCGACCCCGGGTCCTGGATCTCCTTCTCCAGCGCCTGCATCTCGGCGGTCAGCTGCCGGAACTCCTGCAGCCGCTGCGAGCTCTGCTCCATGCCCTCCAGCTCGTCCTCCGAGTCGATGTGCAGCTCGGACCGCCTGCTCGGCCCCTGCGCCGGCACGGCCGCAGCCGCAGCCGCCAGCGACGACTCGAACTGCTCGGCGCTGCCCACGCTGTACGAGCGCTTCCGGAAGCCTCCGGAGCCCGCCGGGCCCTTGGCCTGCTGCGAGGCCATCTGCCGCTTCTCCTCCTGCAGCACGGCGATCTTCACCTGCAGGATGGGGATGGTCCtcacctgctcctccagctccttgaGCCGCTTGAGCGCCACCACCATCTGGTCGCGGATGTGCTGCAGGTGCGCCGGGCTCACGTTGGTGACCGGCGTGGTCATGCCCGAGCTCATGGGGCTGTGGCGCATGGACGAGCCGCCCATGGACGGCGTGAAGTAGGGGTTGTAGCCGTCCACGCTCCCGGttcccccgccgccgccgccgttgcTGAACAGGTGCCCGTTGTGCTGCGTCAGCAGGTGGTGGTGCGAGCCGGGCGACACCTGGCTGGGCACGCCCGCCGAGCCGCCGAAGGAGGACGAGGCCAGCGAGCTGTTGGAGCCCGTGCCCCCGAAGCTGGCCAGCCGGCGGCGCGGCGGGGGCAGAGGGTCGCTCGGCGCGgcgggcagaggaggaggaggagcgagcGCCAGCGGCTGGGCCAGGAGCCGCTCCTGCTCGAGGCGCCGGCGCGTCTCCATCAGCGTCTTCTCCACCTGCGGGTTGTGGCGGGGGAAGAGCcgcggggagggagggggcagctgctgctgatggtgctgatggtgctgctgctgctgtcgggCCTCCAGGACACTCAGGAAGGCCTGGGGGCCGTCATGGACCGGGTGAGTCGGGAGGGTCACTGGGCCGGGTCGGACTATCTGCGACTGGGGCAGGGCGTGAGGATgaggtggcggcggtggtggtggaggcggtggcggcggtgtcGGCTGACTGGCGGACGTGAGGAACACGGGCGACGGCGAGCGCTTGTTCTCATCGCTGGCGGAGGACGAGAGCGAGTCGGTGGACGTCCACTCGGCCAGGCCTCCGCAGCctccgccactgctgctgctcacgctgttgttgttgctgtgctgCGAGGAGGTGGAGGGCCGCGCCGACTTGGGCTTGCGCTGGATGTTCAGCTTCTTGATGGTGTTGCCCCGCTCGATGTCGTCCACATACTTCAGGAAGTCCAGGTCTAGCTGGAAGCCGTACGGGGTCTCCAGGTAGTACGGAGCCACGGGGTCCTTCTCATCCTCATCTTTTTCTGTCaattcaaaagaaacaaaaaaagctaATTAACACCACTTCGCCTGAAAATCCCTTTTTACCAACCAACAATTCTTCAGTTCATTCCATTGACATTCAGCCATTagattacacacacagcatggtgtaTGACCAACTCATGAACTGGCTTCTCTTATATCTCGCTCTACCTGGCAATAAGAAGCAGATTAATAACTTCCTCCGGTTGCTATGGCGCTCCACTTATGTAAGCCTTCAGCAAATGACCAGCAACATTTGTGTCAACAAATGACCCTGATTGTGGCGACAGAGAACAATGACTATAATCTAGTGGCAGCTATTTCCCCTCAACTGCAGCTAAAACACAGTCACATCCCATTAGCGAGCTGCATACCAAACCTCCCTCTCAGGGGGATTCTCCTTACGAGCTCATttagtggagggagagagagagagaaacacacacacacacacacacacacacacacacacacacacacacaacacacacacacaacacacacacacaacacacacacacacaacacacacacacacacataaacagactcacacagagcACTAAGTGTTTCTCTGTTAGTCTGCTCAGACTGATCACTCTGATTTACTGGTGCAAGTAGTGACACGAAGGCAAATGTGCGTCTGACAGGCGGTAATCACTTTGGTGCGAGCGTGCTTCGTCACAGGAAAACTATCCCAGGCGTCTcgaagagggtggggggggggcaatgttTTTGGAAGAAACCCACAGCAaggatctcttttttttttttaagactgcAGACACCCACGCAAAATGGCTTCACGCTTTATTGCCAAATGCTTTTTAGCTTTCGCGTAGCACACGTCTGTTAAGCTGTATACTGGtctcgcaaaaaaaaaagaggcgttttttttttatggcagaAACAGTCAGCCGTGCCAATCCCTGCCCATGTGCTGGTAACATTCTTGCTGCTGAGAGAAAGTGGAGCTAGGGGTGCAGGGaagggaggtgtgtggggggggggggtcaaagagAACAAacatgttcctctctctccacacacacccccacccttctGAAAAATCATTTAGTGGAAACTAGAGGCTTGGTCACGTTTAAAACATGAAAATTGCATAACCCTTGAGGCAAAACAAGGAGGGAACACTTGCCAggaataataaaaaatagaagCAGCAGACGTTGTGATAACCAGTATCTATACCATGAGGAATTTGAACGCATAGGGAGGACATCCATCAAAAAAGCAGCTTATGTCAAAGTCCAAATTCCACACCACAGACAGAAAAAGCCTTCCAGTTTGTCAGGCAACCAGCAGCAGCTCTCTGTGAAATGTACAACTATCCAGGCCAAGGAGGCCagcatacacagtcacacacacacacacacacacacacacacacacacacacacactctctctcttgtaccAGTCACTAAGCAAAACCCTCTTGCTTCAGTCGTTCTCTACCCTGTGTACAACCAGGCAGTCACACTCACCAGAAGTGTAACTTTCCCCAGAGTCTATTTACTGCTGCAGCGTAGCCCTCCACTCAAGCCACatcaacaaagcaaaacaaaacgtCAATAAAAAGTTCAAACGACAAGAAATTTGTTCCGATCCAGATGTAAGCCGATCCAGGTTTGTTTGAGCTTCACTTACCTAGAGGCAGTCAGCCGTCCTgaatgagagcaagagagtgtgtgtatgagtgactcccttcctccctccctccctccttccttccctctctcgctccctccctccctccctccctctctctaatgtGCTTTTGTAAAGAGAACAAGCTGGAGTCTAGCTCCCTGCTCGCAGTGTTGCTCCTTCCCAATCTTCACTCCATAAGGGGAAAAATTCCAGTATTGGCGTAAACTTAGCCAAGCTCTGCTGAGCTTACCATAGGCTGACGGGCTCCTCCAATCACACtcagctctccttctctctctttctcgctctctctctctcgtctttctACCTCTGCACTAAGACAGAccctcttttcttctgttagAGATACCTCACCACCCCCCATCACAATACTGTGCTTGGCCATACTGAACCTTGACCACAGAAATGCACTTCCTGTATACAAAAAACATCCTTTTTTcctagggaaaaaaaaaacacctctagGGAAAAAGAGCTTTCATCTGCCCATATACCAAAAGAGTATCATTCACAAACTTCCACACACAACCAGCTGCCTAAACACACAATGATCACACACAGCTATCTAGAGAAATAATTCTTTCATGACGATAGTGGCCACAGGCAGACATTACAAGACTTCAAACCAATGTCACCAATGTCACTATTCAGCAGCTGCACAACAGCAAGCTCAAACAGAAATGTGTGAAGACTTGAAGAACTGAGCTATAAGAACGGAACGGAGACGTCACCGGCAGCGAGACGGGGCTGTCCGGCACAGGCCACTGCCCCTGGACAGCTGAGGGCTGACCTCACCCCTGCGAGAACAGGCAAAGGTCACAGACCTGCTGCCTTTAGGGGGCAAAAGTGTCGGGATGGACGAGCTGAGACTGATAGGGCACTCCAATAATATTCTCACGTCACACCGTAAATCAGCCATTACACAAGGACTGGACAGGATGGTGAGCCACAAGCAAGCTTGCTCACAGAACACTATGTATCAGATGGATGGACACAAGTGGACTCAGCTGTAAACAGGACAACCGAGGCAGTTGATAAACGGACACATACAAATTGACCAGGGGAGGACACGGAGGAGCGACAGTTTGGATAAGATCAACCTCCGCTACAGAGCGTGCTAGGAGAGTTAACGTTTAACAGAGACAGCTGGTGCGGTATTCTGAGATAGAGACAATGAGGAGAAAGCAGATAGGATATCAGCCAATCAGTGTTAATCATTCGGAAAGACAACACCACTATAGGAATATAAGCCAATTACTACCAGggaaatgaggggggggggaactgTCCTCACCTAAACTGTTGCAGTTGAGGGTTTTTTCTCCTGAGTGTTGTAGAAAGTCCTCCCTGACAAAGTCAAAAGACGTGGAGCGCTAACTGTTTGCTAAGGCCCGGATTGGCTGAAGCTCGGGAAAAGAATGGCAGGCTCATAAAAGCAGCCAGTGAGACAGCAGAATAAAAAAGGGCTGACACTGGAGACAGCGAGTGTATGATTTTAGACGAAGAAACGTGAGACAGTGGCATGCCAACATCATCATATGTTGTTTGCGAACAAAGTTCAGTTGAAAGGGAGAATTCAGAGGCCCTCGCTAAGGGGTGGGTGACAAAAACCAAAACACTAGTCAGAACCAAATGCATacacaatacagtatgtgtacactgTTTGAAAGACAGAGTAATTTATGTTAAGTTAGAGCATAGTGAAGTTGTACACTGGGAAAATGAGCTATGCCCATTTCCAAAATATATTCCAGTATATTCCAAGTGTCTAAGTGTTCCATCTACAATCAAGCCTCACATTCTTCAGAAAACCATGTTTAAAATAGCTCCACAGATCGTCCACTTTGTTTCGAAAATGTGCTCAGCTGGACTGTGCTATGTTTTCACAGGTTTTTTGTCAGCTGAAACATGTCAAGGCCTAACTAgccaatgaaatgtaatgttagtGTCAcataaacaactgaaaatagaAGGCCCCTAACATTCCTATCAGCTTGGGTTTTCAACTCACATGTGGGCATATAGACCttatgacacacacgcacacactctctctcacacacacacacacaaagaggactGATTACAGCACAAGCATTCCCAATCCAGTCAGCACAGATGTGAACAAGGCCCCATTTATTATCCTACACTAGCTGAGACGCAGTTCACCCTCTCCAGACAACATGTCATTACAAATCCTCTATCTGCGCGTCTAATCGCGCTCCTTTTACAACAACTGGTACAGCTTGTGCTACgccactcccaacacacacacggcgttGGCACGGACTGGTACCCTTGTGGAAGGGTCTAACAATCCTCTGCCCCCACCGCCACTGTCCCTAAGGGTACGAGCCACAGGCCTGGTGACTTTAGATTTCTCCCACGCCACACAGCCCATGTTTGTCCTCCAAACACACTTTCTGTCATCTCTTCTGAGGATGAACACTGGCTGGATTCTGCTTTTCTTTCCTTGAGTCGGAATCTCAAAAAGTTCCTGCGGGCCGTCGGAGTGGAGAGCCCGTAAGTCGTGGCAGCAGACAGGGCGAATTCGCCGAATGtttgcaatgaaaataaaatgcagaCAGGCATGTTTGGCCTTGATATAGACGCTGTGATGATGAGGGTGGAAAAACAAACAGCGAGAGCCTGTTGCAGATACAACGGCTAAGAGAGAAGTCAGGCCACTGTCAACCCATAAACTCTTCCGCTTCAAATCGAAAACTCATGCACTCCTGCAACTCATGCATTTCATTGTGAAAGTGACATGAGATGCTGGAATGCTTCCGCGTAGAAAACTCAGCCTGATATGTTTTTTTCCTACACCAAACCAGTTATTAAGCAAGCGAAGTTTAAGATTACAGTTagagatattttatttttaaaaggaGCTATCCCAATATAGAAAATGGGATGcaaaatgcattttatggtTGCCATCTTACAATTCATGGACCAAAAAAGAAACCTTATCCTTCAACCTATACTGCACCCAGGGATGTGAGGGCAGTTTTACTGTATGCAATGTTTATTTGACTGAAAACAGGCAGCTGGACAtttgcaacatactgtatactttaCCTGCCATACATGTTTCTAAATGGTTAAGAATACGCTCTTAAAAGCAAGTTCAATATGTTCAGACTGAAGACATTCATTGGAAATGAATGTTAAACACGCTAGCCATACTACAGTGATAACTAGAGCCTGGAGATTCAACCAATACAATGGAATGTGAATATGGCAATGGCAATCAATGAAACAAAACTACATGAAGCATTACAATGTCTGTCAATACGgtattatacacacattcatcatcTTCTGAAAAGAAACCAACATTTTATCACACGTTAAAACAAGTATCAGCTGGGACGACAAAGCTCTTAtatctatttaaaaaaaaaaaaaaaaaaattgtgagcAACAACCTCTCAACAAAGCAGACATCAATCAAACCAGTCTGTGAACCAGTTTCCCTCAGAAAGCTTCCTGGAAGCCAAGGGCACTGGACCAGACATTCCATACCTTATAAAAACCCAAGTTTCTGAGTCATAATATCACCCTACCACAGAGCCCACTGCCATGAAATTACTATGGGAATAGAGGCTGCCATTTTCAGCATCTTGTAATGGGACAGAAACTCTGAACAGTGGGGCATTGACTGCTCCCTCAGCACAGGTCTTAGTATTGGCCCAGCCCAAGTGCTCTGGAGCAGGGGGCATAATAAAGCATTATGCGACTTACTGGTGCGGAgacacagcctgctgctgtgctctgctgttcTGGTTGGCATATAAAACAACTCTGCATGGGCTGGGCTAGGAAGGGAgtgctaacacactaacacagacgtaacctataaacacacacacacacacacacacacacacacacacacacacacacacacacacacacacacacacacacacacacacacacacacacacacacacacacacacacacacacacacacacacacacacacacacacacacacacacacacacacacacacacacacacacacacacacactcacacacacacacacacacacacactcacacacacactcacacacacacacacacacacaggcaacagaGGCTCTTTTCTCAGACGTGGCTGGTATTTCCTG contains:
- the kank1a gene encoding KN motif and ankyrin repeat domain-containing protein 1a isoform X1 — its product is MPFWMSGCLADLCVSSADPEKDEDEKDPVAPYYLETPYGFQLDLDFLKYVDDIERGNTIKKLNIQRKPKSARPSTSSQHSNNNSVSSSSGGGCGGLAEWTSTDSLSSSASDENKRSPSPVFLTSASQPTPPPPPPPPPPPPHPHALPQSQIVRPGPVTLPTHPVHDGPQAFLSVLEARQQQQHHQHHQQQLPPPSPRLFPRHNPQVEKTLMETRRRLEQERLLAQPLALAPPPPLPAAPSDPLPPPRRRLASFGGTGSNSSLASSSFGGSAGVPSQVSPGSHHHLLTQHNGHLFSNGGGGGGTGSVDGYNPYFTPSMGGSSMRHSPMSSGMTTPVTNVSPAHLQHIRDQMVVALKRLKELEEQVRTIPILQVKIAVLQEEKRQMASQQAKGPAGSGGFRKRSYSVGSAEQFESSLAAAAAAVPAQGPSRRSELHIDSEDELEGMEQSSQRLQEFRQLTAEMQALEKEIQDPGSATKEERRQVRGQTQNDRAAAATAAVAPQKQSSRELKSVAVGSDENMNDVVICRRSSPDRSRDASVGTERAETRSAAVGVTEAMLGTCSEAEAELELQHQTIEALKEKIYRLEVSLKETTHQMEMSKLKLELQQAAAGGSRKKADKGCTARPEMYSTAVEACVSTHSLGVGNHEESSGADDDDKAVQVQEVGVSCRPDTKAAAAGPDVPMDRWVVRERTESRDQCVGRRASVTDKSVGARPSVCEVSVNTEETVESLGLLRKAEAEAAREARSIGCGDCSVDVTVSPVKELVSAGTETDAVSRADRGTTVLPETSSQYSETDALGVSRSTSTERIAVVDSCTDTELSTRDQHTSTAPTETRTVAVGEGLVKDVQATVKTRSVAVGTATPGEAGSERSSTTSSSSGKTKDSGVGQVCVNDNFLVGLKTRTIACGPSLPQLPNLSLPGQNPAAAVLLTQTQTQTQTQTQVPPLAPPGCVLPGPPPPASGAGLDHYIERVQKLLQEQQMLLAENYSELADAFGQPHTQFGSINSQLVNTLSSINSVMKYGSVEELRTTDVTKRAADGSTRGDQQVVSRVSSQSLTLRSEVIQTGTESVSSGVTVTDESRQAELKSRMDQQMSTALHGQSGSQNTLKSIMKKKDGRQGSNGTKKNLQFVGVNGGYETTSSDDSSSEESSSSGSEDEEEEEEEAEEEGKEAQKNVREGRMGGEEFCNEGAVEVGKRAELSGSEKQERRERYELSEKMVSACNVLKAHLNDSKSLTSKDVRACLNTVQQEWFRVSSQKSAVPAMVEDYLGAFRAVSGPVLRHVVNMADGNGNTALHYSVSHSNFDIVKTLLDADVCNVNQQNKAGYTPIMLAALAAVESPKDMRIVEELFSKGDVNAKASQAGQTALMLAVSHGRMDMVKALLACGADVNVQDDEGSTALMCASEHGHVEIVKLLLAQPGCDATLSDSDESNALSIALEAGHKDIAVLLYAHVNFSKAQSPGTPRLSRKTSPSPTRRSVFD